One region of Pseudomonas glycinae genomic DNA includes:
- a CDS encoding YciI family protein, translating into MKYLCLVYSDERLLHSSPDSPEDAECWAYAESIQGSGRMVAAEALESVQTATTVRMRNGKLSITDGPFAETKEQLAGFYLIDARDLNEAIQVAGNIPAARVGSVEVRPVRQLNV; encoded by the coding sequence ATGAAGTATTTATGCCTGGTCTACAGCGATGAGCGCCTGCTGCATTCGTCGCCCGACAGCCCGGAAGATGCCGAGTGCTGGGCCTACGCCGAGTCGATCCAGGGCAGCGGCCGGATGGTCGCCGCCGAAGCGCTGGAGTCGGTGCAGACCGCCACCACGGTACGGATGCGCAACGGCAAACTGTCGATCACCGACGGCCCGTTCGCCGAGACCAAGGAGCAGTTGGCCGGTTTCTACCTGATCGACGCGCGGGATCTCAACGAAGCGATTCAGGTCGCCGGCAACATTCCGGCGGCCCGCGTCGGCAGCGTCGAAGTGCGTCCCGTGCGCCAGTTGAATGTCTGA
- a CDS encoding YybH family protein — translation MSAQSDIQSLINTYREAVMTKDVEKVMALYADDILSFDAIKALQFKGKPAYRAHWVDCMEMCPGPHIFEFHEIAIETADNIAFAHWVANCGGTNEKGETQSCWMRVTACYRQVGGAWKIAHEHWSAPFDPMSGATLFDVKP, via the coding sequence ATGAGCGCACAAAGCGATATCCAGAGCCTGATCAACACCTACCGCGAAGCCGTCATGACCAAGGACGTCGAGAAAGTCATGGCGCTGTACGCCGACGACATCCTCTCGTTCGATGCGATCAAGGCCCTGCAATTCAAGGGCAAACCGGCCTACCGCGCGCACTGGGTGGATTGCATGGAAATGTGCCCCGGCCCGCACATTTTCGAGTTCCACGAAATCGCCATCGAGACCGCCGACAACATCGCCTTCGCCCACTGGGTCGCCAACTGCGGCGGGACCAATGAAAAGGGTGAAACCCAGAGTTGCTGGATGCGCGTCACCGCCTGCTACCGGCAGGTCGGCGGAGCGTGGAAGATCGCCCACGAACACTGGTCGGCACCGTTCGACCCGATGAGCGGCGCGACCCTGTTCGATGTGAAACCCTGA
- a CDS encoding GNAT family N-acetyltransferase: MSAKLVPYESLNALQRQQVEAIEIHAEQIKFSGDIHGALHTLLSKPGPGVKGFALLAEDMPVAFLLLKRPPVLPEWADEHSATLHALQVDHRAQGKGYGKACLLALPEVARQAWPEIKGLELSVDADNDAAIALYAKYGFVDSGEAYKGRIGYERRMGLFF, from the coding sequence GTGTCAGCCAAACTCGTACCGTACGAGAGCCTTAACGCCTTGCAGCGTCAGCAAGTCGAAGCGATTGAAATCCACGCCGAGCAGATCAAGTTCTCCGGCGATATCCACGGCGCCCTGCATACGCTGCTGTCGAAACCCGGCCCCGGCGTGAAAGGTTTTGCGCTGCTGGCCGAAGACATGCCGGTGGCCTTTCTGCTGCTCAAGCGCCCGCCGGTGTTGCCGGAATGGGCCGATGAACACAGCGCCACCCTGCATGCATTGCAGGTCGATCACCGCGCACAAGGCAAGGGCTATGGCAAGGCCTGCCTGCTGGCGTTACCGGAAGTTGCGCGCCAGGCCTGGCCTGAAATCAAAGGACTGGAACTGTCGGTGGACGCCGACAACGACGCCGCGATTGCGCTGTACGCCAAGTACGGCTTCGTCGACAGCGGCGAAGCGTACAAGGGCCGTATCGGTTACGAGCGGCGGATGGGGCTGTTCTTCTAA
- a CDS encoding pyridoxamine 5'-phosphate oxidase family protein — MIDSIEALEAIYGLPHERAVRKQIGFLNEDYQAMVRVSPLVIVSSVGADGIDGSPRGDAPGFVRIIDERTLALPDRPGNNRIDTLRNVLHDPRVSLLFIIPGIGETLRVNGTATISADPQLLESFAVNGKPARTVLLVAVEAAFFHCSKAFVRSDAWNPETHLPRSALPTAGAFHKRLNDGQFDAEAYDREAPARVRDTLY, encoded by the coding sequence ATGATCGATTCAATCGAAGCACTGGAAGCCATCTACGGTTTGCCCCACGAACGGGCGGTGCGCAAACAGATCGGTTTTCTCAACGAGGACTATCAGGCGATGGTCCGGGTCTCGCCGCTGGTGATTGTCAGCTCGGTGGGTGCCGATGGCATCGACGGTTCTCCGCGCGGCGACGCGCCGGGGTTTGTGCGGATCATCGACGAGCGCACTCTGGCTCTGCCGGATCGCCCCGGCAACAACCGCATCGATACCTTGCGCAACGTATTGCACGATCCGCGAGTGTCGCTGCTGTTCATCATTCCGGGGATCGGCGAGACGTTGCGGGTCAACGGCACGGCGACCATCAGCGCTGATCCGCAATTGCTGGAAAGCTTCGCGGTGAACGGCAAACCGGCGCGCACGGTGTTGCTGGTGGCGGTGGAGGCGGCGTTCTTTCATTGCTCGAAAGCGTTTGTGCGTTCGGATGCGTGGAACCCTGAAACCCACTTGCCGCGCTCGGCGCTGCCGACGGCGGGTGCGTTTCACAAGCGGTTGAATGATGGGCAGTTTGATGCCGAGGCCTATGATCGCGAGGCCCCGGCCAGAGTACGTGACACCCTCTACTGA
- a CDS encoding GNAT family N-acetyltransferase, translating to MNTLIRHVTAADLDRCYAIETLAYEGDEAATREKIATRIATWPDGFIVAEVDGQVAGFINSGAAFDVQMSDEAFKELIGHDPAGPNVVIMSVVVHPDYQGLGLAKRLLGEFIERMREQGKATIHLMCKERHIPLYAGFGFAYIKPSESDHGGMAWHEMILTL from the coding sequence ATGAACACCCTCATCCGCCACGTCACCGCCGCCGACCTGGACCGCTGCTACGCCATCGAAACCCTCGCCTATGAGGGCGACGAAGCCGCGACCCGCGAGAAGATCGCCACGCGCATCGCCACTTGGCCGGACGGTTTCATCGTCGCCGAGGTGGACGGGCAGGTGGCCGGCTTCATCAACTCCGGCGCAGCGTTTGACGTGCAGATGTCCGATGAAGCGTTCAAGGAACTGATCGGCCACGACCCGGCGGGGCCGAACGTGGTGATCATGTCGGTGGTGGTGCACCCGGATTATCAGGGGCTGGGCCTGGCCAAGCGTCTGCTGGGCGAATTTATCGAACGCATGCGCGAGCAGGGCAAGGCGACGATTCACCTGATGTGCAAGGAGCGGCACATCCCGCTGTACGCCGGATTCGGTTTTGCCTACATCAAACCGTCCGAGTCCGACCACGGCGGGATGGCGTGGCACGAGATGATCCTGACCCTCTGA
- a CDS encoding GyrI-like domain-containing protein: MDEQKRVEVAEPRFEHGHFLLIAGFRDRFTKETVQDISALWEKLIPHIGHIPGQKSEVTYGVCSNFDGNGGFDYMAGVEISKLDEFPQEKYPWIEILPRQYAVFEHKGSLDQLPQTIDYIYNTWLPNSEYKGLNAPELERYSADFNPKNNTGKLEICVPVEKKT, from the coding sequence ATGGATGAGCAAAAACGCGTCGAAGTGGCTGAACCTCGCTTCGAACATGGACACTTCCTGCTGATTGCAGGATTTCGCGATCGCTTCACCAAAGAGACCGTTCAGGACATCTCTGCACTGTGGGAAAAACTCATCCCGCACATCGGGCATATTCCGGGGCAGAAGAGTGAAGTGACTTACGGTGTCTGCAGCAATTTCGACGGTAACGGCGGTTTTGACTACATGGCCGGGGTCGAGATCAGCAAGCTCGATGAGTTTCCACAGGAAAAGTATCCTTGGATCGAAATCCTGCCACGCCAGTACGCGGTGTTCGAACACAAGGGTTCGCTGGATCAACTGCCGCAGACCATTGACTACATCTACAACACCTGGCTGCCGAATTCCGAATACAAAGGGCTCAACGCCCCGGAGCTGGAACGCTACAGCGCCGATTTCAATCCAAAAAACAATACCGGCAAGCTGGAAATCTGCGTCCCGGTGGAAAAGAAAACCTGA
- a CDS encoding LysE family translocator: protein MEFTSGFLLSLSLCLDIGVANIAMITLAMQRGYFQGFALGLGTCVGDLIYAVLALAGMTVLLQYETVRWVLWIGGSALLIYFAAKMIYSAIHHEAQLAATAEVGQNSHRKEFFRGIFLAMSSPSAILWFAAVGGTLIARSGGGGPLSSALFLGGFLCAGLLWSAGLCFAASHGGKLLGDKLLRYSYMASAAIFCYFAVYVIVSGYNEFVGSGAAEALHTL from the coding sequence ATGGAATTCACCAGCGGCTTCTTGCTGAGCCTTTCGCTGTGCCTGGACATCGGCGTGGCCAACATCGCGATGATCACCCTGGCGATGCAGCGCGGCTATTTTCAGGGCTTCGCACTGGGGCTCGGCACCTGCGTCGGCGACCTGATCTACGCGGTGCTGGCGCTGGCCGGAATGACCGTTCTGCTGCAATACGAAACCGTGCGCTGGGTGCTGTGGATCGGCGGTTCGGCGCTGTTGATCTACTTCGCGGCGAAGATGATCTATTCGGCGATCCACCACGAAGCGCAATTGGCGGCGACCGCCGAAGTGGGCCAGAACTCCCATCGCAAGGAATTCTTTCGTGGGATTTTTCTGGCCATGTCGTCGCCGAGCGCCATCCTCTGGTTCGCGGCCGTGGGCGGCACGTTGATCGCCCGCTCCGGTGGCGGCGGTCCTTTGAGTTCGGCGCTGTTTCTCGGCGGTTTCCTGTGCGCCGGGCTGTTGTGGTCGGCAGGCTTGTGCTTCGCCGCGAGCCATGGCGGCAAGTTGCTGGGCGACAAACTGCTGCGCTATTCCTACATGGCATCGGCAGCGATCTTCTGCTATTTCGCGGTCTACGTGATCGTATCCGGTTATAACGAGTTCGTCGGCTCGGGCGCCGCCGAGGCCCTGCATACGCTGTAA